The window CATGTTCAGTCTCTCCTTAGCCCTGTCCCTGGCCCATCATGGCTTCCAGGGCTTCGATCTTCTGGCCTTCGGCGAGACGCACAATGGCCTTCTTGCGGTCGTTACGCTGACCGATGAACTTACCGACGCGCTTGCGCTTCCCGGGGACGTTCGCGGTGCTGATGCCGACCACTTTCACGTCGAACGCCTTCTGAATGGCGGCCTTGATGTCGGTCTTGGTGGCCTTGGGGCTGACCCAGAAGGTGTAAGCGCCGCGCTCCATACCCGCAAAAGCTTTTTCGCTGAACACCGGAGCCTGAATGATGTCGTAGTGGCTCATGCGCTGGCCTCCTCTTCGGCCCCTTCTTCGTTCATGGGTTCCAGGGCAGCCGCGTCGATCACCAGGCGATCGTGGCGCAGGATGTCGTACACGTTCACGCCGACGACGGGCAGCACGCTGACCCAGGCGACGTTACGGGCCGCCAGGCGCACCTGCTCGTTGTCGGTGACCAGCAGGACTTTCTCCTGACCGTCCAGGCCGTTGGAGGAAGCCCAGCCGATGAAGCTCTTGGTCTTCGCGTCGGTCAGGTCGTAGCCGTCCACGGCCAGCAGCTTGCCTTCTTCCTGGCGGCTGGCGAGGGCCATGGCCAGGCCCAGTTGACGCACTTTCTTGGGCAGGGTGTAGCCGTAGCTGCGGGGTTTGGGGCCGAAGGCCACGCCGCCGCCCACGAAGGTGGGCACGGTGCGGTCGCCGTGACGGGCGTTGCCGGTGCCTTTCTGGCTGTACATCTTCTTGCCGGTGCGGGCCACTTCGGCGCGGGTCTTGGTGCTGGCGGTGCCGCGGCGGCGGTTCGCCAGTTGCCAGGTGACCACATCGTGCAGCACGCCCTTGTTTACTTCCGGCAGCTCCACGTCGATCTTGCGACCGCCGTTCTTGCCGATGACGTCAATCTGCGCCATTACTTGCCTCCCTTGGCAGCACCGCGCAGGACGACCAGACCACCGTTCGCGCCGGGGATAGCGCCCTTGACCAGGATCAGGTTCTCGTCGGCGCGGATTTCCACGACTTCCAGGTTCTGCACGGTCACGCGCTCCATACCCATGTGACCGGCCATTTTCTTGCCTTTGTACACGCGGCCGGGGGTTTTACGCTGACCGATGGAACCGGGGCGGCGGTGCCACTTCTTGGAACCGTGGCTGGCGGGGCCGCCCTTGAAGTTCCAGCGCTTCATGACGCCCTG is drawn from Deinococcus fonticola and contains these coding sequences:
- a CDS encoding 50S ribosomal protein L23 codes for the protein MSHYDIIQAPVFSEKAFAGMERGAYTFWVSPKATKTDIKAAIQKAFDVKVVGISTANVPGKRKRVGKFIGQRNDRKKAIVRLAEGQKIEALEAMMGQGQG
- the rplD gene encoding 50S ribosomal protein L4, which encodes MAQIDVIGKNGGRKIDVELPEVNKGVLHDVVTWQLANRRRGTASTKTRAEVARTGKKMYSQKGTGNARHGDRTVPTFVGGGVAFGPKPRSYGYTLPKKVRQLGLAMALASRQEEGKLLAVDGYDLTDAKTKSFIGWASSNGLDGQEKVLLVTDNEQVRLAARNVAWVSVLPVVGVNVYDILRHDRLVIDAAALEPMNEEGAEEEASA